In Opitutaceae bacterium TAV5, one genomic interval encodes:
- a CDS encoding ATPase AAA, with protein MFQRNLIDKVAESIRFSAATLVNGARQTGKSTFIKTAFVEKEGFGYANLDDLNLLRLAKSDPVTFLTQLQERAAIDEIQRTPELLLPIKKLIDEARQTRRFLLTGSANILTLPKLSESLAGRMEIHTLWPLSQGEIRGTKEQFIDFAFSDVPPQSPPPFSQGEYLEAIVQGGYPEALPQMRAGRGPEWFNAYLATILQRDIQDISRIEGLTELPNLLEIIASRAGNLINVADIARVTRLNAVTLKRYMTLLEMVFLIVEVPAWARNAEKRFTKSPKVFINDTGLLCYSRGLNRQALERERSLLGSVLENFVVMELTKQCGWAAMKCGLLHFRTHGGDEVDVVLEAADKRVTGVDVKASMDIHPSDFNGLRTLADAAGNRFHRGFLLYTGHEVLQYGQNLWALPVSALWNTTLPKSN; from the coding sequence ATGTTTCAAAGGAACCTCATCGATAAAGTTGCCGAAAGCATCCGGTTTAGTGCCGCAACCCTTGTCAACGGGGCGCGGCAAACGGGAAAAAGCACGTTTATCAAAACGGCGTTTGTTGAAAAGGAAGGGTTCGGTTACGCCAACCTGGATGATCTGAACCTTCTGCGCCTTGCCAAAAGCGATCCTGTCACGTTTCTGACGCAGCTTCAGGAACGCGCCGCCATTGACGAGATACAGCGGACACCTGAACTCCTGTTGCCGATCAAAAAGCTGATCGATGAAGCGCGGCAAACCCGGCGCTTTCTGCTGACGGGTTCCGCCAATATTCTGACCTTGCCAAAGCTGTCTGAGTCTCTGGCGGGTCGCATGGAAATCCATACGCTTTGGCCTCTGTCCCAAGGGGAAATACGAGGGACCAAGGAACAATTCATTGATTTCGCCTTTTCGGATGTGCCGCCTCAATCACCGCCGCCGTTTTCCCAGGGTGAATATCTGGAAGCAATCGTTCAGGGCGGCTATCCGGAAGCGCTGCCCCAAATGAGGGCGGGGCGTGGCCCTGAATGGTTCAACGCCTATCTTGCAACCATTCTCCAGCGGGATATCCAGGATATTTCGCGCATCGAGGGACTGACTGAACTGCCAAACTTGCTTGAGATTATCGCCTCGCGTGCAGGCAACCTTATCAACGTTGCCGATATCGCCCGCGTCACAAGGCTGAATGCCGTGACGCTCAAGCGTTACATGACGCTTCTTGAAATGGTATTCCTCATTGTCGAGGTACCCGCATGGGCGCGAAACGCCGAAAAGCGTTTTACCAAAAGCCCCAAGGTGTTCATCAACGACACAGGGCTTTTATGCTATTCGCGCGGACTGAACCGGCAGGCCCTTGAGCGCGAACGCAGTTTGCTGGGCAGTGTTCTTGAGAATTTCGTCGTGATGGAATTAACAAAACAATGCGGATGGGCGGCGATGAAATGCGGCCTGCTCCATTTCCGCACGCATGGTGGCGATGAAGTCGATGTTGTGCTGGAAGCGGCGGACAAGCGCGTAACCGGTGTGGACGTCAAGGCGTCGATGGACATCCATCCGTCGGATTTTAACGGGCTTCGCACCCTTGCCGATGCTGCGGGAAACCGTTTTCATCGCGGCTTCCTGCTCTATACGGGTCATGAGGTGCTGCAATACGGCCAAAACCTGTGGGCGCTGCCGGTATCGGCCCTTTGGAATACCACCCTTCCCAAAAGCAACTAA
- a CDS encoding N-terminal cleavage protein — protein sequence MTKHDITTSTHTKPARRRTAAFTLIELLTVIAIIGILAAILLATLGRVRSLAYQAVCTSNLRQWGLALQMYANENRNKIPYEGSDDSVLWAEVNKPNDANSWFNVLPPYVATPALAELPLGLGGLSNMAKANYFRDKKMIYHDPADKRKALTMTPGTYINPSYMMNSQLYESHAPGQAKNYPASGQRQLVFEDLRDRAPLSRIPFMTEAGWRDGDGGRSRVRGHGDGSTTNVDAGRHNGGANVVFLDSSVRKFKVDQINDTKKHEFLIWNPWTDVQGVK from the coding sequence ATGACAAAACACGACATCACCACTTCCACTCACACGAAACCGGCCCGTCGCCGCACTGCCGCCTTCACGCTCATCGAGCTGCTCACCGTCATCGCCATCATCGGCATCCTTGCCGCCATTCTGCTGGCTACCCTCGGGAGGGTCCGCTCGCTAGCCTACCAAGCCGTCTGCACCAGCAATCTCCGCCAGTGGGGCCTCGCACTACAGATGTATGCCAATGAAAACCGCAACAAGATCCCCTATGAAGGCTCCGACGACAGCGTCCTGTGGGCGGAGGTCAACAAGCCTAATGATGCCAACTCCTGGTTCAATGTCTTGCCTCCCTACGTGGCCACACCCGCGCTCGCGGAGCTGCCCCTGGGCTTGGGCGGCCTCAGCAATATGGCAAAGGCAAACTACTTCCGTGACAAGAAGATGATCTATCACGATCCGGCAGACAAGCGCAAGGCCCTGACGATGACTCCCGGCACCTATATAAACCCTTCCTATATGATGAATTCCCAGCTTTACGAGAGTCATGCACCCGGCCAGGCGAAAAATTATCCGGCGTCCGGCCAGCGTCAGCTCGTCTTCGAGGATCTGCGCGACCGTGCCCCCCTTTCCCGCATTCCCTTCATGACTGAAGCCGGCTGGAGGGATGGTGACGGCGGCCGTTCGCGCGTTCGTGGCCATGGTGATGGCAGCACCACCAATGTCGATGCTGGCCGCCACAACGGGGGTGCCAACGTGGTGTTTCTCGATAGCAGCGTACGCAAGTTCAAGGTCGATCAGATCAATGATACCAAGAAACACGAATTTCTCATCTGGAACCCCTGGACTGATGTGCAGGGAGTTAAATAA
- a CDS encoding hemolysin, with protein MSTLLVTHPSLAETERYAVRLASDVSDVRAAQRLRYEVFNVELGEGLVTSFASGMDVDAFDAVCDHLLVREKATDRVVGTYRLQTGVQAGLQLGYYGEQEFDFTPFESVREEIVELGRACVAREHRNQSVLGLLWRGIAHYAQMQGGRYLVGCSSLTSRDPDEGLAVYAQLASRHLADPAWRTTPQPGMECRATAGAAVVEAKIPRLMAAYLAVGATICGEPAIDREFGTVDFLTWLDLRAMPERVWRKFMG; from the coding sequence ATGAGCACCTTGCTTGTCACTCACCCTTCTCTGGCCGAAACGGAACGGTATGCCGTGCGGCTCGCATCGGACGTCTCCGACGTGCGCGCCGCCCAGCGGCTGCGCTACGAAGTTTTTAACGTCGAGCTGGGCGAAGGGCTGGTGACCTCGTTCGCCTCGGGCATGGATGTCGATGCGTTCGATGCGGTGTGCGATCACCTGCTCGTCCGCGAAAAGGCCACCGACCGGGTGGTGGGCACGTACCGGCTCCAGACGGGCGTGCAGGCGGGCCTGCAGCTCGGCTACTACGGCGAGCAGGAATTCGACTTCACGCCCTTCGAATCGGTGCGCGAGGAGATCGTCGAGCTCGGCCGCGCCTGCGTGGCGCGCGAGCATCGCAACCAGAGCGTGCTCGGGTTGCTGTGGCGCGGCATCGCGCACTACGCGCAGATGCAGGGCGGGCGCTACCTGGTCGGATGCAGCTCGCTGACCTCGCGGGATCCGGACGAGGGGCTGGCGGTCTATGCGCAGCTCGCCTCGCGCCACCTCGCGGATCCCGCATGGCGGACGACGCCGCAACCGGGCATGGAGTGCCGGGCGACGGCCGGCGCGGCCGTGGTGGAGGCGAAGATTCCCCGCTTGATGGCGGCCTACCTCGCGGTGGGCGCGACGATTTGCGGAGAGCCGGCGATCGACCGGGAGTTCGGCACGGTGGATTTCCTCACGTGGCTGGACCTGCGCGCCATGCCGGAACGGGTGTGGCGCAAGTTCATGGGCTGA
- a CDS encoding 1-acyl-sn-glycerol-3-phosphate acyltransferase, with the protein MARLLLVGLVLGRAAAAWCVCLANRRTAVGRAFWMQATCRRLLRVLGVSVTSGAAGMAAERSRVSPGGMIVCNHLGYLDILVLGAAVPAVFVAKREVRGWPVFGLFARMAGTLFVDRSRRGDVARVAAEMTATLATGVCVVVFPEGTSGDGSRVLPFRPALLEPAVRQHGPVIPAALDYAVPAGRSAAAEVCWWGDMDLAPHLLNLATIPRIQARLAFGEAALATGNMDRKMLASLLYGRVAALREPDLADGANGLLAGSGSPLFFSGT; encoded by the coding sequence ATGGCGAGGCTGCTCCTCGTCGGCCTGGTGCTGGGCCGGGCGGCGGCAGCCTGGTGCGTGTGCCTCGCCAACCGGCGGACGGCTGTCGGTCGCGCTTTCTGGATGCAGGCGACCTGCCGGCGGCTGCTGCGCGTGCTGGGCGTGTCGGTGACGTCCGGGGCCGCGGGCATGGCCGCGGAGCGGAGCCGGGTCAGCCCGGGCGGCATGATTGTCTGCAACCACCTCGGCTATCTCGACATTCTCGTGCTGGGGGCGGCCGTTCCCGCGGTGTTTGTGGCCAAACGGGAGGTGCGCGGTTGGCCGGTGTTCGGCCTGTTCGCGCGGATGGCGGGCACGCTGTTTGTGGACCGCTCGCGGCGTGGCGACGTGGCGCGCGTGGCCGCCGAAATGACCGCGACGCTGGCGACCGGGGTGTGCGTGGTGGTCTTCCCGGAGGGCACATCGGGCGACGGAAGCCGGGTGCTGCCGTTCAGGCCGGCGCTGCTGGAACCGGCGGTGCGCCAGCACGGGCCGGTGATCCCGGCGGCGCTCGACTACGCGGTGCCGGCGGGCCGCTCGGCGGCGGCCGAGGTGTGCTGGTGGGGCGACATGGACCTCGCGCCCCATCTGCTGAATCTTGCCACCATCCCCCGGATACAGGCCCGGCTGGCCTTCGGAGAGGCGGCCCTGGCGACGGGGAACATGGATCGGAAAATGCTGGCCAGCCTGCTCTACGGGCGCGTGGCCGCACTGCGGGAACCGGATCTCGCGGACGGGGCCAACGGCCTCCTCGCCGGGAGCGGATCCCCACTCTTTTTTTCAGGAACGTAA
- a CDS encoding glycosyl transferase: MRIAIVTETFPPEINGIAVTFDRIATELGRRGHSVVVYRPARDDLPAASAHPDYAEAIMPGMPLPGRADLRIGWPAGAMFRRWWHGGGPDVVHVATPGPLGASAIGAARALGIPVTSSFHARFHHCALHRRFGVLAKLSRRLVLAWLRRTHNRTVRTFVSTEEVRAELARLGFRNLGILSRGVDTRLFDPGRRCETLRKSWGAGPDDPVAICAGRLVAGRNQEGLAAAWLAMQQANPRCRFVIVGDGPMRAAFERGYPGFVFTGYLSREELARHFASADIYLHATLGETFGNVVIEAMASGLAVAGFDYAAARKYVSTGKNGIIVPYGAGAALADAGVWLATDARLRRQLGRAARATMEEHSWDTVIGRFESDLHAAAGMPLRDAGRRHGSPVLFPPVRVAGMAGAQRVPQPASRLRPGPRNLF, translated from the coding sequence ATGAGAATCGCCATCGTCACCGAAACTTTCCCGCCGGAAATCAACGGCATTGCCGTGACCTTTGACCGGATCGCCACCGAACTCGGCCGGCGCGGCCATTCGGTGGTGGTTTACCGGCCCGCGCGCGACGATCTGCCGGCGGCGTCGGCCCACCCGGACTACGCGGAGGCGATCATGCCCGGGATGCCGCTGCCGGGGCGCGCCGATCTGCGGATAGGCTGGCCGGCCGGAGCCATGTTCCGCCGCTGGTGGCATGGCGGGGGCCCGGATGTCGTCCACGTCGCCACGCCGGGTCCGCTGGGGGCGTCGGCGATCGGCGCGGCGCGGGCGCTGGGGATTCCGGTCACGTCGAGTTTCCATGCCCGTTTCCACCACTGCGCGCTGCACCGCCGGTTCGGCGTGCTGGCGAAGTTGTCCCGCCGCCTGGTGCTGGCGTGGCTCCGGAGGACGCACAACCGGACGGTGCGCACGTTTGTTTCGACGGAGGAGGTGCGCGCCGAGCTGGCCCGGCTCGGATTTCGCAATCTGGGGATTCTTTCGCGGGGAGTGGACACGCGGCTGTTTGACCCCGGGCGGCGTTGTGAAACGTTGCGGAAATCCTGGGGCGCCGGTCCGGATGATCCGGTGGCGATCTGCGCGGGGCGCCTGGTCGCCGGCCGGAACCAGGAGGGGCTCGCGGCTGCCTGGCTCGCCATGCAGCAGGCCAACCCGCGCTGCCGCTTCGTGATCGTCGGCGACGGACCGATGCGGGCGGCGTTCGAGCGCGGGTATCCGGGATTTGTCTTCACCGGCTACCTGTCCCGCGAGGAACTGGCGCGCCATTTTGCCTCGGCCGACATCTATCTTCACGCGACGCTCGGGGAGACGTTCGGCAACGTGGTGATCGAGGCGATGGCGAGCGGGCTGGCCGTGGCGGGCTTCGATTACGCGGCGGCGCGGAAATACGTTTCGACGGGCAAGAACGGGATCATCGTCCCGTATGGCGCCGGCGCGGCCCTGGCCGATGCGGGCGTGTGGCTGGCAACCGATGCGCGCCTGCGCCGGCAGCTCGGCCGCGCCGCGCGGGCGACGATGGAGGAGCATTCCTGGGATACCGTCATCGGGCGCTTCGAATCCGATCTGCACGCCGCCGCCGGCATGCCGCTGCGGGATGCCGGGCGGCGCCACGGCTCCCCCGTGCTGTTTCCCCCCGTCCGGGTCGCCGGCATGGCCGGCGCGCAGCGCGTGCCGCAACCGGCCTCCCGCCTCCGGCCCGGGCCGCGCAACCTGTTTTGA
- a CDS encoding diacylglycerol kinase — protein MRTCLILNPCSGRNRRRPWLASTLRDFAAGQGATLDAAVSVTEGPGHATLLAREAVEAGCELVVSVGGDGTLNEVAQALVGTPATLGIVPCGSGNGLARHLGVPGSLPAALELIAEGGADVRRVGGRGEPRRVSLDVGEANGLPFFNAMGFGLDAEVSRHFNAMTRRGLPAYVRTAFTVVRRMRRERISILEAGTGRQTDLEVVLLVVANSDQYGNNAFIAPHARVDDGRLDLIAVEPCGLAGATSLALRLFLGSIDRARNVRRMAGERFLIRRTAADIIHTDGETRATDATLEISVRPRSLRVLVPPASRVRSPAAETAGAGMPAIAPAPGFSSSQP, from the coding sequence ATGAGAACATGCCTGATCCTGAATCCTTGTTCCGGCCGCAATCGCCGCCGCCCGTGGCTGGCGTCGACGCTGCGCGATTTCGCCGCGGGCCAGGGCGCGACGCTCGATGCCGCGGTGTCCGTCACCGAAGGGCCGGGCCACGCCACGCTCCTCGCCCGCGAGGCGGTGGAGGCCGGATGCGAGCTGGTGGTCTCGGTCGGAGGCGACGGCACGCTGAACGAAGTCGCCCAGGCGCTCGTCGGCACGCCGGCCACGCTCGGGATCGTGCCCTGCGGGTCGGGCAACGGGCTGGCGCGGCACCTCGGGGTGCCGGGTTCGCTGCCGGCCGCCCTGGAACTGATCGCCGAAGGCGGCGCCGACGTGCGCCGGGTCGGCGGGCGCGGCGAACCGCGGCGGGTGAGTCTCGACGTGGGCGAGGCCAACGGCCTGCCGTTTTTCAACGCGATGGGATTCGGGCTCGACGCCGAGGTGAGCCGTCATTTCAACGCCATGACGCGGCGGGGACTGCCGGCCTACGTGCGCACCGCCTTCACGGTCGTGCGCCGGATGCGGCGCGAACGCATCTCGATCCTCGAGGCCGGCACCGGCCGGCAGACCGACCTCGAGGTGGTGCTGCTCGTCGTCGCCAATTCGGACCAGTACGGCAACAACGCCTTCATCGCCCCGCACGCCCGCGTGGACGACGGCCGGCTCGACCTGATCGCCGTGGAGCCATGCGGACTGGCCGGAGCGACCTCGCTGGCGCTGCGGCTGTTTCTCGGCAGCATCGACCGCGCCCGCAACGTCCGCCGGATGGCCGGCGAGCGCTTCCTCATCCGGAGGACCGCGGCCGACATCATCCATACCGACGGCGAAACCCGCGCCACCGATGCCACGCTCGAAATCAGCGTGCGGCCCCGCAGCCTGCGCGTGCTCGTGCCGCCGGCCTCGCGCGTCCGCAGCCCGGCGGCGGAGACCGCCGGCGCAGGCATGCCGGCCATCGCGCCGGCTCCCGGTTTTTCATCCAGCCAGCCATGA
- a CDS encoding phosphoesterase: MKNEIIDFVADADPETLPEKRRLRVRTVILSDVHLGTPDCKIEEVNHFLRHVRCEKLILNGDIIDGWQLRRRGHWTKAHTHFVRIVLKMLEKRDTQIVYLRGNHDDILTSFLPLDFENLSIVEDYVHQGRGGRYLVLHGDVFDTVTKNFVWLAHLGDWGYAALLRLNRVYNRWRAWRGKEYWSLSKAIKARVKKAVNHVSKFEEHIADLARERGCAGVMCGHIHTPADKMIGDIHYLNSGDWVESLTAIVEHRDGNYKLVEFSDFIRQFPAEQKMDAPMAGVETGT; encoded by the coding sequence ATGAAAAATGAAATCATCGACTTCGTCGCCGACGCCGATCCGGAAACTTTGCCGGAAAAGCGCCGTTTGCGGGTACGCACCGTGATCCTCTCCGACGTGCATCTCGGCACGCCCGACTGCAAGATCGAGGAGGTTAACCATTTCCTGCGCCACGTGCGCTGCGAGAAGCTGATCCTCAACGGAGACATCATCGACGGCTGGCAGCTCCGGCGGCGCGGACACTGGACGAAGGCGCACACCCATTTCGTGCGCATCGTCCTCAAGATGCTGGAAAAGCGTGATACGCAGATCGTGTATCTGCGCGGCAACCACGATGACATCCTGACTTCCTTTTTGCCGCTCGATTTCGAGAACCTGAGCATTGTCGAGGACTACGTGCATCAGGGCAGGGGAGGGCGCTACCTCGTGCTGCACGGCGACGTCTTCGATACGGTGACGAAAAATTTCGTGTGGCTGGCGCATCTCGGCGACTGGGGTTACGCGGCGCTGTTGCGCCTCAACCGCGTCTACAACCGCTGGCGCGCCTGGCGCGGCAAGGAATACTGGTCGCTGAGCAAGGCGATCAAGGCGCGTGTGAAAAAGGCGGTGAACCACGTGTCGAAATTCGAGGAACACATCGCCGACCTCGCCCGCGAACGCGGTTGCGCGGGCGTCATGTGCGGCCACATCCACACGCCGGCCGACAAGATGATCGGCGACATCCACTATCTGAACTCCGGAGACTGGGTGGAATCGCTGACCGCGATCGTCGAGCACCGGGACGGAAACTACAAGCTGGTGGAATTTTCCGATTTTATTCGCCAGTTCCCGGCCGAACAAAAGATGGACGCTCCGATGGCCGGGGTGGAGACGGGCACATGA
- a CDS encoding metallophosphoesterase, with amino-acid sequence MNIRLKTILLTLVAATRVAFAATDSATFLVDFGPAGRTTTAADHLGRQWNNVTSLGPLAAAAIKDISGSTAGGVTLAIPQQFGASSLNGLGSEVVYTYTAASDFFYVQRNTGATSPVASIALGGLDTTGATVYDVKFFTSSNRQLPQKYITEFTVLNQGDARVVELEAVRNDRNIARIDGLAPRADGTLAIEVRVGADSDSGTVGFGGIGVLELVARAAGSEPSPDEPVRSVLDLGGTPNPPAEASDANPEGLRAYVWETADPYLNRAGAAELLRRAGFHVEPLPLDRPPYDPSGDPEDDVDLIFIGSFVSDSPEYAAYMAEYADYLDDYIDRAGFLVQMTQNDSTEYRPPFLPDTQDATRVDNDFQKAIVLSPDHPLMANIPLTEGEGAGAKPTFSYLLRTDGGQHGTNTIWEAFGSFAGFEVIVAGDERARFPGLMEGAYGQGRFLLAAMGLDKVFNASTGEEVAPESMAAFNAQFFKNLYDYTALVRDRATPPITLTPQPGEREVSDGAWTLVLLPDTQIYSQNYPGLFSAQTSWIRDNLRRYNIRYVLHLGDITNTNSVAEWKNARGAMAQLDNVVPYAFVTGNHDHGPGGNAATRDTHLNSYFKYETYASWPTFGGAMVEGDMQNTYHLFNAGGVQWIVLCLEWAPRNEVVDWANTIMERYPDRKGILVTHAFMNNTNWRYDINDTAHAQDYNPHHYTTPGTMNDGEELWQKLVRKHNFVMTVNGHVLGSGVGYRVDNNDAGQPVHQMLSNYQMRTLGGEGYLRLIQFQPDGRTVKVQSYSPVYDGFLLADTQDFSFDLPLGATDSNGDGIFDYYAPELDSNGNGISNYDEYVLHGTDPWADGAANYDRIHAGDTYESITGYVKENPARFDLYTESMLAHLYPESRLLRAADGKATLQVKVRISDDLKTWRDADAAPVEWETDLPDDKVFYRIELSR; translated from the coding sequence ATGAATATCCGGCTCAAGACAATCCTGCTGACCCTGGTGGCCGCCACCCGGGTAGCCTTCGCCGCTACCGACTCTGCGACATTCCTCGTGGACTTTGGTCCTGCCGGGCGCACCACCACCGCTGCCGATCATCTCGGACGGCAGTGGAACAATGTCACCTCCCTCGGCCCTCTGGCCGCCGCCGCCATCAAGGATATCAGCGGCAGCACGGCTGGCGGTGTGACGCTGGCGATCCCGCAACAATTCGGAGCATCATCCCTCAACGGCCTCGGCTCCGAGGTGGTTTATACCTACACGGCCGCAAGCGACTTTTTTTATGTGCAGCGCAATACCGGCGCCACTTCCCCGGTGGCGAGCATCGCCCTGGGAGGCCTCGATACGACGGGAGCCACGGTTTACGACGTGAAATTCTTCACCTCGTCCAACCGCCAGCTTCCGCAGAAATACATCACCGAATTCACCGTTCTCAACCAGGGGGACGCCCGGGTCGTCGAACTCGAGGCCGTCCGCAACGACCGTAACATCGCGCGTATCGACGGACTGGCGCCCCGGGCCGACGGCACGCTCGCCATCGAGGTGCGTGTGGGAGCGGATTCGGACTCCGGCACGGTCGGCTTCGGCGGCATCGGCGTTCTGGAACTCGTCGCCCGCGCCGCCGGCAGCGAACCGAGCCCCGACGAACCGGTGCGCAGCGTGCTGGATCTCGGCGGCACGCCCAATCCTCCCGCAGAAGCCAGCGACGCCAATCCCGAGGGATTGCGCGCTTACGTATGGGAGACGGCTGATCCGTATCTCAACCGCGCCGGCGCCGCTGAACTGCTTCGCCGGGCCGGTTTTCACGTTGAACCGCTGCCGCTCGACCGCCCTCCCTACGACCCGTCGGGCGACCCTGAGGACGACGTCGATCTGATCTTCATCGGTTCCTTCGTCTCCGACAGTCCGGAGTATGCCGCCTACATGGCGGAATATGCCGACTATCTCGACGACTACATCGACCGCGCCGGCTTCCTCGTGCAGATGACGCAAAACGACAGCACCGAATACCGTCCGCCCTTCCTTCCCGACACCCAGGATGCCACGCGCGTCGACAACGATTTCCAGAAAGCGATCGTTCTCTCGCCGGACCATCCCCTCATGGCCAACATCCCCCTGACGGAGGGAGAGGGCGCGGGCGCGAAGCCCACCTTCAGCTATCTCCTGCGCACGGATGGCGGCCAGCACGGCACGAACACGATCTGGGAAGCCTTCGGCAGCTTTGCCGGCTTCGAGGTCATTGTCGCGGGTGACGAGCGGGCCCGCTTTCCCGGTTTGATGGAAGGTGCCTATGGCCAGGGCCGTTTCCTGCTCGCCGCCATGGGGCTGGACAAGGTCTTCAATGCCTCGACCGGGGAGGAGGTGGCGCCCGAAAGCATGGCCGCCTTCAACGCGCAGTTTTTCAAAAACCTCTATGACTACACCGCGCTCGTCCGCGACCGCGCCACGCCTCCGATCACGCTCACGCCGCAACCGGGCGAACGCGAGGTGAGCGACGGCGCCTGGACGCTCGTCCTTCTGCCCGACACGCAGATCTATTCGCAAAACTATCCCGGCCTCTTCTCCGCGCAGACGAGCTGGATTCGCGACAACCTGCGCCGGTACAACATCCGCTACGTCCTTCATCTCGGCGATATCACCAATACGAATTCCGTGGCTGAATGGAAAAACGCCCGCGGCGCCATGGCGCAGCTCGACAACGTCGTCCCCTACGCCTTTGTCACCGGCAACCACGATCATGGTCCCGGCGGCAACGCCGCCACGCGCGACACTCATCTCAACAGCTACTTCAAATACGAGACCTACGCGTCCTGGCCCACCTTCGGCGGCGCCATGGTCGAGGGCGACATGCAGAACACGTATCATCTCTTCAATGCCGGTGGCGTTCAATGGATCGTCCTCTGCCTCGAATGGGCGCCCCGCAACGAGGTGGTGGACTGGGCCAACACGATCATGGAGCGCTATCCGGATCGCAAAGGCATCCTCGTCACCCACGCCTTCATGAACAACACGAACTGGCGCTACGACATCAACGACACCGCTCATGCCCAGGACTACAACCCGCACCACTACACCACGCCCGGCACCATGAACGATGGCGAGGAGCTCTGGCAGAAGCTGGTTCGCAAGCACAACTTCGTGATGACCGTCAACGGCCACGTCCTCGGCAGCGGCGTGGGCTACCGGGTAGATAACAACGATGCCGGCCAGCCCGTCCACCAGATGCTCTCCAATTACCAGATGCGCACCCTCGGTGGCGAAGGCTACCTCCGCCTGATCCAGTTCCAGCCCGACGGCCGCACCGTCAAGGTCCAGAGCTATTCGCCGGTCTACGACGGCTTCCTCCTGGCGGATACGCAGGACTTCAGTTTCGATCTTCCGCTCGGCGCCACGGACAGCAACGGCGACGGCATCTTCGACTACTATGCGCCCGAGCTCGACAGTAACGGCAACGGCATCAGCAACTATGATGAATACGTCCTCCATGGCACCGACCCCTGGGCGGACGGGGCAGCCAATTACGATCGTATTCATGCCGGAGATACCTACGAGTCGATCACCGGTTACGTGAAGGAAAATCCGGCCCGGTTCGATCTCTACACGGAGTCGATGCTTGCACACCTGTACCCCGAATCGCGGCTTCTTCGCGCCGCGGACGGCAAGGCCACCCTGCAAGTGAAGGTCAGGATCAGCGACGACCTGAAAACCTGGCGTGATGCCGATGCCGCGCCCGTGGAGTGGGAAACCGATCTTCCCGACGACAAGGTGTTTTACCGGATCGAACTGTCGCGATAA